In Leishmania mexicana MHOM/GT/2001/U1103 complete genome, chromosome 13, the following proteins share a genomic window:
- a CDS encoding putative 40S ribosomal protein S12, whose protein sequence is MAEETVRVEVPAVEENVVVDVAPESLEDAVRIVIQKALEANGLVRGLSEVARTLDCKTAHMCILADDCEDEEYKKLVTALAKQGNIDLINVEEREKLAQWAGLVRRDVAGEVTKTLKCSSVAIRDFGERTKALDYLLSQLH, encoded by the coding sequence ATGGCTGAGGAAACCGTCCGTGTTGAAGTCCCTGCGGTAGAGGAGAACGTCGTGGTTGATGTCGCCCCGGAAAGCCTGGAGGATGCCGTCCGCATTGTGATCCAGAAGGCGCTTGAGGCCAACGGCCTCGTCCGCGGCCTCTCTGAGGTGGCCCGCACGCTGGACTGCAAGACGGCGCACATGTGCATTCTGGCTGATGACTGCGAGGATGAGGAGTACAAGAAGCTCGTCACCGCGCTCGCCAAGCAGGGCAACATTGATCTGATCAACGTTGAGGAGCGCGAGAAGCTCGCCCAGTGGGCCGGCCTCGTGCGCCGCGATGTGGCCGGTGAGGTGACGAAGACTCTCAAGTGCTCCTCTGTCGCCATTCGTGACTTCGGTGAGCGCACTAAGGCTCTGGACTACCTGCTGTCTCAGTTGCACTAA
- a CDS encoding putative 60S ribosomal protein L18, which yields MGVDLTGISKKSRVIRHHTYSTNPYIKLLIKLYKFLAKRTSSGFNKVVYQRLIKSRSNRAPISLSRIAVVMKRKAVFTAKNRTAPIAVVVGDVLDDVRMARIPAMRVCALRFSKSARQSIVAAGGECLTFDQLAMIAPTGKNTYLLRGRKSGRESVRHFGASGVPGSHSKPYATNRGKETKRGRRTGRSYKRKAFRHV from the coding sequence ATGGGCGTCGATCTGACTGGCATCTCCAAGAAGAGTCGTGTGATTCGCCATCACACGTACTCGACGAACCCCTACATCAAGCTACTGATCAAGCTGTACAAGTTCCTTGCGAAGCGCACGAGCTCTGGCTTCAACAAGGTCGTGTACCAGCGCCTGATCAAGAGCCGCAGCAACCGTGCCCCGATCTCGCTGAGCCGCATCGCTGTCGTCATGAAGCGCAAGGCTGTCTTCACCGCGAAGAACAGGACGGCCCCGATCGCCGTCGTGGTCGGTGACGTTCTGGATGATGTGCGCATGGCCCGCATCCCCGCGAtgcgcgtctgcgccctGCGCTTCTCCAAGAGCGCGCGCCAGagcatcgtcgccgccggcggtgagTGCCTGACCTTCGACCAGCTCGCCATGATTGCTCCGACTGGCAAGAACACGTACCTGCTGCGTGGTCGCAAGTCTGGCCGCGAGTCGGTGCGCCACTTCGGCGCCTCTGGCGTGCCCGGCAGCCACTCGAAGCCTTACGCGACCAACCGGGGCAAGGAGACgaagcgcggccgccgcacggGTCGCTCGTACAAGCGCAAGGCCTTCCGCCACGTCTAA